The Anolis sagrei isolate rAnoSag1 chromosome 6, rAnoSag1.mat, whole genome shotgun sequence genome includes the window GCAAAGCCACCTTCCTGGAGCTCTGCGCACGGCTCTCCCCGGCCTTGCAGCGCCAGAAGACGAGGATGCGTGTCCCACTGAGTGTGGAGAAGCGGGTGGCCATCGCCCTCTGGAAGCTGGCCACCTCAGTGTGCTACCGCGATGTGGGCAACCAGTTCGGGGTGGGCCGCTCCACCGCCGGCTCAGTGGTGCTGGAAGTGTGTCGCGCCATCCAGAGAGTCCTGATGCGCGCCACGGTAACGGTAGGCGGCAACCTGGCTGAGATATTGCGCGGCTTCCAGGAGATGGGCTTCCCCAACTGTGCCGGAGTGGTGGGCACTACTCACATGCCCATCCTGTGCCCACCACACCAGGCGGCCGAATACGTCAACTCCAAGGGCTATTACTCCATGGCTTTGCAAGCTTTGGTGGACCACCGGGGAAAGTTCACCCACCTCAGTGCCGGCTGGCCGGGGAAGACTCACGAAGCCAAGATCTTCAACAAGTCCACCTTGTTCACCAAAGGCCAAGAAGGCACCCTCTTCACCCCAGGGGCAGTTGACATCAACGGGGTGTCCGTGCCCAGGGTCATCTTAGGTGGGCCGGCGTACCCTCTGCTCCCGTGGCTGATGGTGCCTTACACGGAGGAGCTGGACAGTGCCAAGGAGGCCTTCAACGCCACCTTGAGCCGATGCCAGGAGCCCTTGGAGGAGGCCTTCAGCCGGCTGAAGGGACGGTGGCGCTGCCTGACGGGGCGCAACGACTGCGCAGTGGAGAACCTACCCCGGCTCATCTCGGCCTGTTGTGTCCTCCACAACATCTGTGAGGAGAAAGGGGAGGCCTACGAGGAAGCCTGGGAGGCCGAGGCTAAGCAGCTGGCCGCCACCTTTGAGCAGCCCCTCCAGCGCCCGGACGCACGCATCAAACCAGCGGCGCGGTCCGAGAGGGTCAGAGAAACCCTGTGCGCCTACATCACTGCTGGCACCGTGTGAAAAGGAACCAAAGGAAGTGGAAGCCATCTGAAATGGAAGAGGTGGACATCTAACCTCTTGGATACTTTCCTTCTGACGCAAAGTATAGGCCAACTTCAGCtcaccaagtgttttggacttcaactcccataattcctaatagtCTCAGGCCTCTACCTTTTCCACCtcaaggcctgaggctgttaggaattgtgggagttgaagtccaaaacacctggagggcccaagttggcccatgcttacCCTAAAAGACATTGGGAAGCAGCAGACGTGGTTGAGATGGAATATTGATCTTCTTATCGGGTGAAATTCAGGACCCAATCTGCCCTCAGTGATCAATTCTCTAAGAAAACAAGAACTTCTCTCATTGTTTTTCTAAGTATGGAGTTGCCAACGGCGGCCATATTTTTAAAGACCCTATGGAAGCGGTGCTACACAAATCTTCGTCTTCAAAACGGTTGTATAGGTAGAATatcctttgtattgtcgaaggctttcatggccggaatcactgggttgttgtaggttttccaggctatatggccatgttctagaggcattttctcctgacgttttgcctgcatctgtggcaagcatcctcagaggtagtgaggtctgttggaagtaggaaaatgggtttatatatccgtggaaagaccagggtgtgacaaaggacttttgtctactggagcattaaaaaactcaaaaattacaacagcaaaacaacagagagtaaacaatcaggcacatcaaatcacctctcaaagaaagattcccccaggcacttccaagccattaaatgctaatcaaggtggtcagttgaaacattcacacctggctccagcagacaaaagtcctttcatagaatcatagaatcaaagagttggaagagacctcatgggccatccagtccaaccccctgccaagaagcaggaatattgcattcaaatcacccctgacagatggccatccagcctctgcttaaaagcttccaaagaaggagcctccaccacactccggggcagagagttccactgctgaatggctctcacagtcaggaagttcttcctaatgttcagatggaatctcctctcttgtagtttgaagccattgttccgcgtcctagtctccaaggaagcagaaaacaagcttgctccctcctccctgtggcttcctctcacatatttatacatggctatcatatctcctctcagcctttgtcccaccctggtcttttcacagatatataaacccattttcctacttctagcagacctcactacctctgaagatgcttgccatagatgcaggtgaaacgtcaggagaaaatgcctctagagcatgaccatatagcccggaaaacctacaacaacccagaatatccTTTATCCGAAAGGATTTTATAATTCTCCAAGTTGGGATTTTATAATACATCCGTGTAGGTACTGTAATGAGATATCATGGAGATGGCATCCAGCTCCAAAAGCAAATGTTCGTTTAGGTTTCCTTATATACGACACAGGCCATTTTGTACgcaatgtttttaaataattttgtgcatgaagccaattgtgtacattgaaccatcggaAAGCAAAGGCTGACAGTGTTGGGacttctggataagggatgcccaAACTACAAATTATTCCCTtgctaagagtgcatctacaccaggcatgggccaacttgggccttcaggtgttttggactccaactcccaccattcctaacagcctcaggccccttcctttcccccctcagccgcttaagcggctgagggaggaaaggaaagggcctgaggctgttaggaatggtgggagttggagtccaaaacacctgcagagcccaagtttgcccatgcaatctacacaacaaaatgaatgcaatttggcaccactttagttgccatgactaaatgctatggagtcatgggaatcGTCATTAttgagcagagaaggctcaagacctggttaaactacaactcccaggtttccatcaccttgagccacagcagttaaagtatcaagttgcattcattctacaaagtAGATGCACCCAGGGGTTTGCAACCAGGATTGGCCAATGCCGAGCAAACCAAAGTCAAAAACAATAGTGTATATTTAGACTTTTGGAGTGTTTTCGTTTCAGTGTGTGATGGGAAGGGAAGATAGAAGGAAGAAATAGGGCAGAAAAGTAGAGTGAATATGTCTTTGTTAGTACTTTTTTTGGTGTGATGTTAATGCAACCGTTCCTGAGGCTTCTTTTAGAGTAGCCTGGGCAACTGCAAAGGACTCTGTGTTTTGGGATTGCATCTATATTGTCGAATTAGtgctgtttgataccacttaaactgtcatggctcaaggctatgtaATCCTGGGGTTGCAGTTTGAttaatcataataaataataatttattattatctatataaataaaaatgtaatgttagttcgtgctaccatcagaactcaaaaaccactgggggaattgacacgaaatttggacacaagacacctaacagtccaatttatgtcctccactcaaaaaaattgattttgtcatttgggaattgtcgttgctgggatttatagtttacctacaatcaaagagcattctgaactccaccaatgatggaattgggccaaacttagcacacagggctcccatgaccaacagaaaaaactggaagcgtttggtggacattgaccttgagtttgggaattatagttcacccacatccagagagcactgtggactcaaacaatgatggacctggaccaaacttggcacaaatacgaaatatgcccaaatataaacacagatggagtttaagggaaatagaccttgacatttgggagttgtagttgctgggatttatagttcacctacaatcaaagagcattctgaactccaccaatgatggaattcaaccaaacatggcatacaggacttccatgaccaacagaacacattggaagcattgaccttgagtttgggagttgtagtttacctacatccaaagagcacagtgggccacagcaacgcgtggcaggggacgcctAGTTGTAATATTATCatcatattgttgttcattcattcagttgtttccaactcttagTGACTTCATGttccagcccacaccagagctccctgtcagccgtcaccacccccagttccttccaggtcaagccagtcacttcaaggatcccatccatctatcttgcccttggtcggcccttcttcctttttccttccattttccccagcatcattcttttggttactacttggtccttatacagattcctcaggagagagataaggtgatttggtacgcccatcccaccaagaacttgccacaatttattatgatccacacaaaggctttagaatagtcaataaaagagaaatagatgtttttctgaaactccctgcctttctccattatcaagCGGATATTgagtcatcatagaatcatagagttggaagaatcctcatgggccatccagtccaaccccattctgccaagaagcaggaaaattgcattcaaaccaccccaagagatggtcatccagcctctgtttcaaagcttccaaagaaggagcctccaccacactccagggcagagagttccactactgaacggctttcacagtcaagaagtttttcctaatgttcaggaggaatctcctttcttgtagtttgaagctattgttccgtgtcctagtctccagggaagcagaaaataatcttgctccctcctccctatgacttcctctcacgtttttatacatggctatcatgtctcctctcagccttctcttcttcaggttaaacatgcctagctctttaagcctctcctcatagggcttgttctcca containing:
- the LOC132777577 gene encoding uncharacterized protein isoform X1 — translated: MRSMDPTQKEAAILCVVQSGALMMEYLRASGEASSAAASRRRWAFLHSLGQRGCEEDEEEEEEEEEEEEEEEVEEVVLLSRQASTAGVRRGGRLRSVERRFWARPRSTEWWDRTVLETWDDSHWLQNFRMRKATFLELCARLSPALQRQKTRMRVPLSVEKRVAIALWKLATSVCYRDVGNQFGVGRSTAGSVVLEVCRAIQRVLMRATVTVGGNLAEILRGFQEMGFPNCAGVVGTTHMPILCPPHQAAEYVNSKGYYSMALQALVDHRGKFTHLSAGWPGKTHEAKIFNKSTLFTKGQEGTLFTPGAVDINGVSVPRVILGGPAYPLLPWLMVPYTEELDSAKEAFNATLSRCQEPLEEAFSRLKGRWRCLTGRNDCAVENLPRLISACCVLHNICEEKGEAYEEAWEAEAKQLAATFEQPLQRPDARIKPAARSERVRETLCAYITAGTV
- the LOC132777577 gene encoding uncharacterized protein isoform X2, translating into MDPTQKEAAILCVVQSGALMMEYLRASGEASSAAASRRRWAFLHSLGQRGCEEDEEEEEEEEEEEEEEEVEEVVLLSRQASTAGVRRGGRLRSVERRFWARPRSTEWWDRTVLETWDDSHWLQNFRMRKATFLELCARLSPALQRQKTRMRVPLSVEKRVAIALWKLATSVCYRDVGNQFGVGRSTAGSVVLEVCRAIQRVLMRATVTVGGNLAEILRGFQEMGFPNCAGVVGTTHMPILCPPHQAAEYVNSKGYYSMALQALVDHRGKFTHLSAGWPGKTHEAKIFNKSTLFTKGQEGTLFTPGAVDINGVSVPRVILGGPAYPLLPWLMVPYTEELDSAKEAFNATLSRCQEPLEEAFSRLKGRWRCLTGRNDCAVENLPRLISACCVLHNICEEKGEAYEEAWEAEAKQLAATFEQPLQRPDARIKPAARSERVRETLCAYITAGTV